In Helianthus annuus cultivar XRQ/B chromosome 3, HanXRQr2.0-SUNRISE, whole genome shotgun sequence, a single window of DNA contains:
- the LOC110931346 gene encoding leucine-rich repeat extensin-like protein 3: protein MDSSGTGESDTTGPMPIVSDDRESSEHEVHTSDVTSTDDDDFQPFALLDVVAEPADGPFAGDLPLVEIPAPIPFAAYPVLDMLLDADADDDVDLFDDKPLEDDIEGEALIADGGLLLLADAPAEESPVDAPLIADVPAEPVVVAPLPDPVPLEPDHALFATHIDPRYAHTRNGWIDADYEYPPFVVPVAPVPAPVSVPPEIPLHPVHTTDARHMDFPFSFAQYTPPARPGEGSSTHPFGHVPTSVPVIPHFSSAIPPVPSFSVPPFTPAGEPFLWTSPPIMPPSDPYHPFHMGYSIEDTLMSFVVQQEVLTWRIQELERAPPPPCQCQGHTHPAISQPPRPLSPDSTARLWALEQLMASWLRSQRAMEEDWLHLRHLF from the exons ATGGATTCATCAGGCACTGGTGAGTCGGACACTACGGGTCCTATGCCTATCGTATCAGACGACCGAGAgtcatcggagcatgaggtaCACACTTCAGATGTTACCAGCACGGATGACGAtgattttcagcccttcgcgctACTCGATGTTGTCgccgagcccgctgatggcccttttgCCGGGGATTTGCCGCTCGTGGAGATCCCTGCCCCTATACCTTTTGCCGCTTACCCTGTTCTTGATATGCTCCTCGACGCCGACGCTGATGACGACGTCGATTTGTTTGATGACAAGCCCCTGGAGGATGAtattgagggcgaggcccttataGCTGACGGCGGTCTTTTGCTGCTCGCAGATGCTcctgctgaggagtcacct GTTGATGCCCCTCTCATCGCTGATGTACCCGCTGAGCCTGTTGTTGTCGCCCCTCTTCCTGATCCTGTTCCTTTGGAGCCCGACCATGCACTATTTGCGACCCATATTGATCCCCGTTATGCGCACACCCGGAATGGGTGGATTGATGCTGACTATGAGTACCCGCCTTTTGTGGTACCAGTTGCGCCTGTTCCAGCCCCTGTGTCAGTTCCTCCTGAGATTCCTCTGCATCCCGTTCATACCACCGATGCACGTCACATGGATTTCCCTTTTTCGTTCGCTCAGTACACACCTCCAGCGCGTCCGGGAGAGGGTTCCTCGACTCATCCCTTCGGCCATGTGCCGACATCTGTCCCCGTTATACCACATTTTTCTTCTGCTATTCCCCCTGTTCCATCATTTTCTGTGCCACCTTTTACCCCAGCTGGTGAGCCATTTCTTTGGACGTCACCACCTATTATGCCACcatccgacccctaccatccttttcATATGGGGTATTCTATTGAGGACACTCTTATGTCATTTGTTGTCCAGCAGGAGGTTCTCACATGGCGCatacaggagctcgagagagcacCACCACCGCCATGCCAGTGTCAGGGCCATACTCACCCTGCTATTTCGCAGCCCCCTCGACCGTTGTCACCAGACTCTACTGCACGTCTTTGGGCACTGGAGCAGCTGATGGCTTCCTGGTTGCGTTCCCagcgagccatggaggaggattggctccaTTTACGTCATTTGTTCTAA